From Glycine soja cultivar W05 chromosome 4, ASM419377v2, whole genome shotgun sequence, the proteins below share one genomic window:
- the LOC114410364 gene encoding 2-oxoisovalerate dehydrogenase subunit alpha 2, mitochondrial-like, with product MTSWLLGRSSRILIHQQQQLHKGPFLNYNSSCSSFRSTEPFRCRDALPGKNSSPTLFRFWRHESTKAEAQLELEQDVTEDDPNQIIDFPGGKVGFTSEMRFISESPQKRVPCYRVLDGNGEILKYSDYVQVGKEMGVKMYSDMVTLQTMDSIFYEVQRQGRISFYLTQMGEEAVNIASAAALSPDDIILPQYREPGVLLWRGFTLQQFVHQCFGNTHDFGKGRQMPIHYGSNKHNYFTVSSPIATQLPQAVGAAYSLKMDGKSACAVTFCGDGATSEGDFHAAMNFAAVMEAPVVFICRNNGWAISTPVEDQFRSDGIVVKGKAYGIWSIRVDGNDALAVYSAVHTAREIAIREKRPVLIEALTYRVGHHSTSDDSTKYRGTGEIEYWKTARNPVNRFKRWVERNDWWSDKDELELRSSVRKQLMHAIQVAEKAQKPPLEDLFSDVYDQLPSNLQEQERLLRKTIQKHPKDYPSDVPL from the exons ATGACATCCTGGTTATTGGGAAGGTCTAGTAGGATCTtaattcatcaacaacaacagctTCACAAGGGACCATTTCTTAACTATAATAGCTCTTGTTCCTCTtttcgatcaactgagccaTTTAGGTGCCGTGATGCATTACCGGGTAAGAACTCGTCACCTACCCTTTTCCGCTTTTGGCGTCATGAATCAACCAAAGCTGAGGCACAATTGGAATTGGAGCAAGATGTCACCGAGGATGACCCTAATCAG ATAATTGATTTTCCTGGAGGGAAAGTTGGATTTACTTCTGAAATGAGATTCATTTCTGAGTCTCCTCAGAAAAGGGTGCCCTGTTATCGTGTTCTTGATGGCAATGGTGAGATCCTTAAATACAGCGACTATGTACAG GTTGGCAAGGAAATGGGTGTGAAGATGTATTCTGACATGGTCACTCTTCAAACTATGGACAGCATATTCTATGAAGTGCAGAGGCAAGGTAGAATTTCCTTCTACCTCACCCAAATGGGGGAAGAAGCAGTTAACATTGCATCTGCTGCTGCACTTTCTCCTGATGACATCATATTGCCTCAG TACCGAGAGCCTGGAGTTCTATTGTGGCGTGGTTTTACACTGCAGCAATTTGTTCATCAGTGCTTTGGAAACACACATGATTTTGGAAAAGGCAGGCAGATGCCTATACATTATGGTTCTAACAAGCACAATTACTTCACAGTGTCATCCCCCATTGC AACACAACTTCCTCAAGCTGTGGGGGCTGCTTATTCCCTTAAAATGGATGGGAAAAGTGCATGTGCAGTCACTTTTTGTGGGGATGGTGCCACCAGTGAG GGAGATTTTCATGCTGCTATGAATTTTGCAGCAGTCATGGAGGCCCCTGTTGTTTTTATCTGTCGTAATAATGGATGGGCCATCAGTACACCTGTAGAAGACCAATTTCGAA GCGATGGTATTGTAGTTAAAGGTAAAGCTTATGGCATCTGGAGTATCAGAGTAGATGGAAATGATGCTCTTGCTGTTTATAGTGCAGTACACACTGCTAGAGAAATCGCTATAAGAGAAAAAAGGCCTGTTTTAATTGAG GCTCTCACTTATAGAGTAGGACATCACTCTACATCTGATGATTCAACTAAGTACCGGGGAACCGGTGAGATTGAATATTGGAAGACGGCAAGGAATCCTGTGAATCGATTCAAAAGATGGGTAGAAAGGAATGATTGGTGGAGTGACAAGGATGAATTGGAGCTTAGAAGCAGTGTTAGGAAGcag TTAATGCATGCGATTCAGGTGGCAGAGAAAGCACAAAAACCTCCACTTGAGGACTTATTTAGTGATGTCTATGATCAATTGCCATCAAACCTTCAGGAGCAAGAGAGACTACTTAGAAAGACCATCCAGAAGCATCCCAAAGACTACCCTTCTGATGTTCCTTTGTAG
- the LOC114410365 gene encoding SWI/SNF complex subunit SWI3A-like, whose protein sequence is MEVAKDPNSQADSDSELELYTIPSSSRWFAWEEIHETERAAFKEYFDGSSISRSPKIYKEYRDFIINKYREEPSRRLTFSEVRKSLVGDVTFLHKVFLFLEHWALINYGTAEDVEEDHCKVRFEEGAPSGIRVAATPNSLKPMLLPRNGKSAANATGASLKLPPLASYSDVYGDLIRQKEGNCGLCAHQCGSGHYRCTQDNFIICANCFKSGNYGEKRSAEDFVFSESSENSVKHDTVWTEAETLLLLESVLKHGDDWELVAQSVQTKTKLDCISKLIELPFGELMLGPTHKNVNINGANGIMNNAKQVQSSSSDNQEISKTKDQTPELTNENEQNGDAVKESPSKRQRVAALSDSSSLLMNQVGLISNVVDPHITAAAADAAVSALCDEDLCPREIFDVEEDYSARALEGEEGLEMERSSLSEIPLTLRVRAATATALGAAAARAKLLADQEDREIEHLVATIIEAQIEKMLRKVKHFDNLELLMEKEHAEMENLKDSILTERIDVLRRTFRSGVTRWKDYSYAKS, encoded by the exons ATGGAAGTAGCGAAAGACCCTAACTCACAGGCGGATTCAGATTCGGAACTGGAACTCTATACCATCCCAAGCTCTTCAA GATGGTTCGCGTGGGAAGAAATTCACGAAACGGAGAGAGCAGCATTCAAGGAATACTTCGACGGAAGCTCGATATCGCGAAGCCCGAAGATATACAAAGAGTACCGAGACTTCATCATCAACAAGTACAGAGAAGAGCCCTCCAGAAGGCTCACATTCAGCGAGGTTCGAAAGTCGCTCGTGGGAGACGTGACGTTTCTTCACAAGGTCTTCCTCTTCTTGGAGCATTGGGCCTTGATCAACTACGGCACCGCAGAGGATGTGGAGGAGGACCATTGCAAGGTTCGCTTCGAAGAAGGCGCCCCCAGTGGGATTCGAGTCGCCGCCACGCCCAATTCCTTGAAGCCTATGCTGCTGCCTCGCAATGGGAAGAGTGCCGCCAATGCCACTGGGGCTTCTCTCAAATTGCCGCCTCTGGCCTCTTACTCTGATGTTTATGGTGATTTGATTAGGCAGAAAGAGGGCAACTGTGGCCTCTGCGCTCACCAATGTGGTTCTGGACATTACCGATGTACAcag gataattttattatttgtgcaAATTGTTTCAAAAGTGGGAATTATGGGGAGAAAAGGTCCGCAGAGGATTTTGTATTTAGTGAGTCAAGTGAAAATAGTGTCAAACATGACACTGTCTGGACTGAGGCTGAAACTCTTCTCCTTTTAGAATCTGTTTTGAAGCATGGGGATGATTGGGAGCTTGTTGCTCAAAGTGTTCAAACCAAGACCAAACTTGATTGTATCTCGAAACTCATTGAGCTGCCCTTTGGGGAGCTCATGTTGGGCCCTACTCACAAAAATGTTAACATTAACGGTGCTAATGGCATCATGAACAATGCCAAACAAGTTCAATCATCTTCATCTGACAACCAAGAAATTTCAAAGACAAAGGACCAGACTCCTGAGCTTACAAATGAAAATGAGCAGAACGGAGATGCAGTGAAGGAAAGTCCTTCAAAAAGACAGCGTGTTGCTGCCCTTTCAGATTCCAGCAGTTTGCTAATGAATCAG GTGGGACTGATCTCTAATGTGGTTGACCCTCATATCACAGCTGCTGCAGCTGATGCAGCTGTTTCAGCTCTTTGTGATGAGGATTTGTGTCCAAGGGAGATATTTGATGTTGAAGAGGATTATTCAGCAAG AGCTCTTGAGGGTGAAGAAGGTTTAGAGATGGAGAGGTCCTCTCTATCAG AAATACCTTTGACACTGCGTGTAAGAGCTGCCACTGCAACTGCTCTTGGAGCTGCTGCTGCACGAGCAAAATTGTTGGCAGATCAGGAAGACAGAGAGATTGAACATTTAGTAGCAACTATAATTGAAGCACAG ATTGAGAAAATGCTACGCAAGGTTAAACATTTTGACAATCTGGAGCTGTTGATGGAAAAGGAACACGCTGAAATGGAAAATCTAAAAGATTCTATCTTGACTGAACGGATTGATGTGTTGCGGAGAACATTTAGATCTGGAGTCACTAGATGGAAGGATTATTCTTATGCAAAATCTTAG
- the LOC114410366 gene encoding pentatricopeptide repeat-containing protein At1g43980, mitochondrial-like, whose translation MYPLLKQAQGPYSSLSYCSLLLNHCLSKKSLNFVKIVHAHFLKLGLNTYTYLGNRCLDLYSEFGHLNDAPKVFDDISHKNSTSWNICLKGLLKSGQFGKACHLFDAMPVRDVVTWNSMISGYASCGYFSHALELFVEMQGTGVRPSGFTFSILMSLVSSPSHAKQIHSRMIRSGVDLDNVVLGNSLITMYGRLGLVEYSFGVIMTMKQFDVISWNSLIWACHRAGHHELALEQFYWMRGAEFLPDQFTCSVLMSVCSNLRDLDKGKQVFAFCFKMGFVYNSIVSSAAIDLFSKCNRLEDSVRLFKEQDQWDSALCNSMISSYARHYLGEDTLQLFVLTLRKNIRPTEYMVSSLLSSVSIFLPVEVGNQIHSLVPKLGFESDAVVANSLVHMYAKFGFINDALNIFNEMKIKDLVSWNTIMMGLTYYGRVSLTMDLFRELLTREGMLPDRITLTAVLLACNYGLLVDEGIEIFSSMEMEFRVKPGEEHYACVVEMLCKAGKLKEAIDIIETMPYRTTSDIWRSIFSACAIYGDLQIIEGVAKKIMDMESLTSLPYLVLAQAYQMRGRWDSMVRMRKAAENRGSKEFIGHSWIGIKNNVYTFASNQLQHYGGKDLYLVLNLLVWEMETEGYV comes from the coding sequence ATGTACCCATTATTGAAGCAAGCGCAAGGTCCTTATTCTTCTCTTTCATATTGCTCTCTTCTCCTAAACCACTGTTTATCTAAAAAATCGCTTAACTTTGTCAAAATCGTGCATGCCCACTTCCTCAAATTGGGTCTTAACACCTACACATACTTGGGCAATCGCTGTCTCGACCTTTACTCTGAGTTCGGCCACCTTAACGATGCACCGAAGGTGTTTGATGATATTTCCCATAAGAATTCCACGTCTTGGAACATTTGCTTGAAAGGGTTGCTCAAAAGTGGCCAGTTTGGCAAGGCCTGCCACTTGTTTGATGCAATGCCTGTTAGAGATGTCGTTACTTGGAACTCCATGATTTCGGGTTATGCTTCTTGTGGGTATTTTAGTCATGCCTTGGAGCTTTTTGTTGAAATGCAAGGCACTGGTGTAAGGCCAAGTGGGTTCACTTTCTCCATTTTGATGTCACTCGTGTCAAGTCCCTCTCATGCTAAGCAGATTCACTCTAGGATGATCAGAAGTGGGGTGGATTTGGATAATGTAGTGCTTGGGAATTCGTTGATAACTATGTATGGGAGGCTTGGTCTTGTTGAATATTCTTTTGGTGTGATTATGACTATGAAGCAGTTTGATGTCATATCTTGGAACTCTTTGATCTGGGCTTGTCATAGAGCTGGACACCATGAGTTGGCTTTGGAGCAGTTCTATTGGATGAGAGGTGCTGAGTTTTTACCTGATCAATTTACGTGTTCAGTGTTGATGAGTGTCTGTTCTAACTTGCGAGACTTGGACAAGGGTAAGCAGGTTTTTGCCTTTTGTTTCAAGATGGGATTTGTTTATAATAGCATTGTATCCAGTGCTGCTATTGACCTCTTTTCCAAATGCAACAGATTGGAGGATTCTGTGCGGCTCTTTAAGGAACAAGATCAATGGGATTCAGCTCTATGCAATTCCATGATTTCAAGCTATGCTAGACATTATTTAGGGGAAGATACCTTGCAACTTTTTGTGCTGACCTTGAGAAAGAATATCAGGCCAACAGAATACATGGTTAGCTCTCTCCTGAGTTCTGTTTCGATATTCTTACCTGTTGAAGTGGGTAATCAAATCCATTCTTTGGTTCCTAAATTGGGTTTTGAGTCAGATGCAGTTGTTGCTAATTCCCTTGTCCATATGTATGCTAAATTTGGATTTATTAATGATGCCTTGAATATCttcaatgaaatgaaaataaaagatttggTATCATGGAACACTATAATGATGGGATTGACTTACTATGGCAGAGTGTCTTTGACCATGGACCTCTTTAGGGAATTATTGACTAGAGAAGGCATGCTACCAGATCGAATAACACTTACTGCGGTTCTACTAGCATGCAACTATGGGTTATTGGTTGATGAAGGAATTGAAATATTTTCCTCAATGGAGATGGAATTCAGAGTAAAACCAGGAGAAGAACATTATGCATGTGTTGTGGAGATGTTGTGTAAAGCTGGTAAGCTCAAAGAAGCCATTGATATCATAGAAACGATGCCATATAGAACTACCTCTGACATTTGGAGGTCAATTTTTTCTGCATGTGCAATTTATGGAGACTTGCAAATTATAGAAGGGGTGGCGAAGAAAATAATGGATATGGAATCACTGACATCCTTACCGTACTTGGTGTTGGCTCAAGCATATCAAATGAGGGGTAGATGGGATTCCATGGTTCGAATGAGGAAGGCTGCAGAAAATAGAGGTTCTAAAGAGTTCATTGGACACAGTTGgattggaataaaaaataatgtgtacACTTTTGCGTCAAATCAATTACAGCATTATGGTGGCAAGGATCTTTATCTGGTGTTGAATTTACTGGTCTGGGAGATGGAGACTGAAGGTTATGTCTAA